In Galactobacillus timonensis, the genomic window CCTCATCGAAAACAGAATCCATAAAAAAACCTCCGCAATCCACTATTGTATGAATTTCGCCGTACAATAATGTGACATATGGCACAAAGCAGCTACATCGCAGAGAACGAACAGCTGGAAACCTGCTACCAGCCCTATCAATCCCATTTTCGTAAGCGCCCCGCTTCCATGCGCCTGGTCCGCTTTCCGGAGGGAAAGCTGTTTCTCAGTCCCCTGAACCAGTTCTATATCATTGTTGAAGGATCCGTTTCCATCTATGACGTCTCCGAGAAGGGACAGATCAACTACATCTCTGTTTCCGGCCAGGGAACCCTGCTGGGGGATCTGGAATTCAGCGGCATCGCATCACAGCCGTTTTTCATCAAAGCCGCTGAACCCCTCGTGTGTTTGACGTTTCCATTTGATGAAAATGCTGATCTGCAGGAGGATCCCGCCTTTCTTCGGTTTGTGCTGAACCAGGTGGCCCGTAAACTGTCCCTTTCCGTATCCATGGGACCATTATCGAAGTCTTTGGAAGACAATGTTCTGTTCTATCTTCGCACGATCAGCCCCGATCATCGGATCGCTTCCGTCAATCAGGTTCTTCCGCAGCTTCATTGCAGCAGAAGGCAGCTGCAGCGCGTATTAAAAAAACTGTGTAACGAGAACATCATTGAGCGATGCGGCCGGGGCACCTATATATTGAAACCTCAGGCGAAGGAGGGTGATGAATTTGCGCAGAGCCATTCGACGCCGACTGTTTTCATACCAAAGCGTCGCCTGGCGAAGTTATGAAAAACCTGCCGATTCCTTCCGGTTTCGGCAGGTGGTACTTAGAGCCTGTGCTTTTGAGCTCTCTTTTGCGCAATTTCATAGACTTCTTNGTGTAACGAGAACATCATTGAGCGATGCGGCCGGGGCACCTATATATTGAAACCTCAGGCGAAGGAGGGTGATGAATTTGCGCAGAGCCATTCGACGCCGACTGTTTTCATACCAAAGCGTCGCCTGGCGAAGTTATGAAAAACCTGCCGATTCCTTCCGGTTTCGGCAGGTGG contains:
- a CDS encoding Crp/Fnr family transcriptional regulator; translated protein: MAQSSYIAENEQLETCYQPYQSHFRKRPASMRLVRFPEGKLFLSPLNQFYIIVEGSVSIYDVSEKGQINYISVSGQGTLLGDLEFSGIASQPFFIKAAEPLVCLTFPFDENADLQEDPAFLRFVLNQVARKLSLSVSMGPLSKSLEDNVLFYLRTISPDHRIASVNQVLPQLHCSRRQLQRVLKKLCNENIIERCGRGTYILKPQAKEGDEFAQSHSTPTVFIPKRRLAKL